TCCTCGGCGACACCGAAGCTGCGCAGCCATTGCGCCACGATGGCCAGGTATTCCTGCTGGCTGAAGGGATAGAAGCTGATCCACAGGCCGAAGCGCTCGGACAGCGAGATCTTTTCCTCCACCACCTCGCCGGGATGCACTTCGCCGTCCTCGGTGTGCTGGTAGCTGAGGTTCTCCTTCATGTACTCCGGCAGCAGGTGGCGCCGGTTCGACGTGGCGTAGACCAGCACGTTGGCCGACGCCGCCGACACCGAGCCGTCCAGGATGGACTTCAGCGCCTTGTAGCCCGGCTCGCCCTCATCGAAGCTGAGGTCGTCGCAGAAGACGATGAAGCGCTCCGGCCGCTCGGCCACCAGGTCGACGATGTCGGGCAGGTCCACCAGGTCGGTCTTGTCGACTTCGATCAGGCGCAGGCCCTGGGGGGCGAACTCGTTGAGGCAAGCCTTGATCAACGACGATTTGCCGGTGCCTCGTGCGCCGGTGAGCAGCGCGTTGTTGGCACTGCGTCCGGCGACGAATTGCGCCGTGTTGCGCAGCAGCCGCTCCTTCTGCCCATCGACCTCCTGCAGTTCCGACAAGCGGATGCCCGCCACATGGCGCACTGGCTCGATCAGCGCGCTGCTGCCGCGCTTGCGATAGCGAAAGGCGATAGAGGCAGTCCAGTCCGGAGCGGTGGGCGCATGCGGCAAGGCCGCCTCCAGGCGGGCCAGCAGGGCTTCGGCACGAGTGAACAGAGCGTCCAGGGCAGCAGACATGGTGGGGCGGCAGGCAGTTGAGGTGAAACAGCGAGCGCAGTGTAGCGGGCTGCCAGCGCCGGCTCAGCGAGGCGGCAGCTCGGCCACCCGGCCGTCGGCCGCCACGAACACCCGATCGTGCGGCAAGGGGTGCACCGCATGCATGCCGGTGAAACTGCCGAATGCCGGCAGCACGCCCAGCTCGGCCGAGAACCAGAAGCACGGCAGCCGCAGCCGGTCCAGCGCGCGGCCACCAAGGCGGACACAGGGATGCAGATGCCCCGCCAGTGCAACAGCCCCCGGCACGCTGCGTGGATGGTGGCACAGCGCCAGGCCTGCGAGCCGCCAGGGCTCGTCGACACACTCGATGCCGAGCGAGGCCGGCGGGTCGCCAGCCCGGTCGTCATGGTTGCCGCGCACCAGCACCAGTTGCTGGCGCAGGTGCCGTTCGCGCCACTGATGAAGCGCCGCCAACGTGGCCGGCGCATGGGCAGCCGCCGAATGCAGGAAGTCGCCCAGGAAGACCAGGCGCCGGGCAGCGGTGCGCTCGAGCAGGGCCGACAGGCGCTGCAGCGTCTCGCCGGTGGTGCCGTGCGGCACCGGCACACCCAGCCTGCGGAAAGCCTGGGCCTTGCCGATATGCACGTCCGCCACCAGCAGGGTGGCGTGCTCGGGCAGGAAGACCGCCTTCTCGGGCAGCAGCAGAAGCCGCTCACCGCCGAAGTCGAGCCCGGCCGCCTCCGGCATCACGCGCCGACGAACACCCTCAGGCTGGCTTCCAGGTGCTCGCTGGGCGAGCGCTTGAAGCCGGAGCGGGCGTAGCGATGCAGGCGTCCGACGATGAAGGCCGTCAGCGCCGAAGCCTGGGCCGCCGCGTCCACGGTGGGCGTGGCAGAGCCGCCGGCATCGGCCGCGCTGCGCAGGCTCTGGCGCAGCTGCGATTCGATGCGGTCGAAGAACTGGTTCATGCGGGCCAGCAGGCGCTCATGCTCGAAGACCAGTGCGTCGCCGACCATCACCCGCGTCATGCCGGGGTTGCGCTCGCCGAACTGCAGCACGACGGCTGCGATCTTCTGCGCCTGGCCGGTGCCCTGCGCCTCGCGCTCGACGATCTGGTTGACCAGCGTGAAGACGCTCTGCTCGATGAACTCGATCAGGCCTTCGAACATCTGCGCCTTGCTGGCAAAGTGCCGGTACAAGGCCGCCTCGCTGACTTCCAGCCGCGCAGCAAGCGCCGCGGTCGTCACCCGCTCGGAGCCCGGCTGCTCGAGCATGGCCGCGAGCGTTTGCAGGATCTGGATGCGCCGTTCACCGGGCTTGGGGCGCTTGCGCGCCGGCGCCTCGGACGTCGCATCCTCGGGAGGCAGGCCCTCAGTGGAAGCCGCCATATCAATTGGAGAAGTAGTATCTGACATCACAGCTCGCGTAACTTCTGTAGCGAGCGGATTCTCGCATGCACATAGCATGGTCGACGTCGCACGTAAACACCTACTTCGGGTCCGTGTGAATTGCGTCGCATGTATCGCTGCATCCAGACGGTTTTCATCCCCAAACCGCGTGCAGATTTCTGGTGAGCGAGGGTGTCTTCGACCAGGATGCAGCGGTGTGCCGGCACCTTGAGACGGGCCAGGACGTGCCGCAGCATGCGAGCATCGGGCTTGGGCCGGTACTGCCCGAACATGCACATGTCCTCGATGCACAACACGTCGTCGAAGCAGTCAGCGAGGCCCAGCGCATCCAGCACGCGGTGTGCATAGGCGGCCGGTGCATTCGTCAACACATACTTGCGGCCGGGCAGTTGCCGCAGGGCGGCCCGGTCATGGGCATGGGTGTGCAATTCGTCTTCCAGGCCCGGCAGCGCGTGGGTGTGCTTCAGGAAGTGCGGCGCATTCACCTGGTGGTGGCGCACCAGGCCCAGCAGCGTCGCGCCATAGCGGCGCCAGTAGTCGCGTCGCAGGAAATCCGCCTGTTCGCGGCTGACGCCCAGCTCGCGCACGATGTAGTCCGTCATCGCACGATCGATCATGCCGAAGGCGGCGCGCGAGGCGTCATGCAAGGTGTTGTCGAGGTCGAACAGCCAGACGGGGGTGGGTTTCATGAGACGCTCGTGACAACGGCCGCCCAGGGCGGCCGTCGAAAGACTTCCGGCCAGCCGCGGCGGCCCGGATGCCCCGCGACTGCTCCCGCCCCCTCAATGGGAACGGATCATGGTGCCGTAGGCCTGCTCGGTGAGGATCTCCAGCAGCATCGAATGCGGCACCCGGCCGTCGATGATGTGCACCGAGTTCACACCGCTCTTGGCCGCGTCCAGCGCCGAGGCGATCTTGGGCAGCATGCCGCCCGAGATGGTGCCGTCGGCGAACAGCTCGTCGATCTCGCGGGCTGAGAGGTCGGTCAGCAGCTTGCCGGTCTTGTCGAGCACGCCAGGGGTGTTGGTCAGCAGCACCAGTTTCTCGGCTTTCAACACCTCGGCCAGCTTGCCCGCGACGACGTCGGCATTGATGTTGTAGTTCTCGTTGTGCTCGCCAAAGCCCAGCGGCGAGATCACGGGAATGAACTGGTCGTCCTGCAGCGCCTTGACCACCGAAGGATCGATGGACTCGATCTGCCCCACCTGGCCGACGTCATGCTCTTTGGACGGATCGTCCTTGTCGACCATCTTGAGCTTGCGCGCCCGGATCAGGCCGCCGTCGCGCCCGGTCAGGCCCACCGCCTTGCCGCCAGCGACGTTGATCAGGCCCACCAGGTCCTGCTGCACCTGGCCGGCCAGCACCCACTCGACGACCTCCATGGTTTCTTCGTCGGTGACGCGCATGCCCTGGATGAAGGTGCCCTTCTTGCCGACCTTGGCCAGCGCTTCGTCGATCTGAGGCCCGCCGCCGTGCACGACCACCGGGTTCATGCCGACCAGCTTGAGCAGCACCACATCCTCGGCGAAATCCTGCTGCAGGGCCGGATCCGTCATGGCGTTGCCGCCGTACTTGATGACGATGGTCTTGCCATGGAACTTGCGAATGTAGGGCAAGGCCTGCGCGAGGATTTCGGCCTTGTCGCGCGGGGCGATGTGGGCAAGGTCGGCCTGGTTGACGACGGCGGCAGCGGGGGGCTCAGTGCTCATGGAATCGGGACTCCGGAAGGAGGGACAGGAAAACGAACAAAACGTGGTGAGCGATTTTAGGGTCGCTGCGCCGACTCGCGCCGGCATCAGGAACTTCCTGCCCGATGCCGCTTGACCTTGCCACTGTGGCAAGCCCTATAGTGGCGTGGCGCCATGCCCCCTGTCGCGACGCCCGTGCTGGCGGCACGACGGCTTGCCGGTACAGACGCCGGCCCGCATCGCCTCCGCCGCCGCGCAGCCGGCGCGCTGTTTCGGCAGTGCATTGCCGGCGGGTGGACACGAGGGCGGCGCATCTGCTTCAGCCTGGAGTTCCTGATGACCCTGATCGCCCGACGCGGCCTGCTGGCCGCCTTCGCTGCCTGTGCGGCCCTGCCCGTCCTTGCCGCCACACCGTCCCGCCCCCATATCGAGGTCTGGAAGTCCGAGAGCTGCGGCTGCTGCCAGGGCTGGGTGGAGCACCTGCAGCGGCAGGGCTTCGACGTCACCGTGCGCCATGTCGAGGGCCCCGCGGACCAGCGGCGCCAGCTCGGCATGCCGGATCGCTATGGCTCCTGCCACACCGCACGGGTGCAGGGCTACCTGCTCGAAGGCCATGTGCCGGCGCGCGAGATCCACCGGCTCCTGAAGGAGCGGCCCGATGCGCTGGGGCTGGCGGTGCCGGCCATGCCGGTCGGCTCGCCCGGCATGGAAGTGGGCACCCGCAAAGACCCCTACGATGTGCTTCTCGTCACACGCAGCGGCCAGTCCTCGGTCTACCAAAGCTACCGCTGAAGCGTTGAGGGAAGTGAAGGAGAGACGATGAACAAGCTTTTCGCCGCCCTGCTGGCCCTGCTCGCCTCCGGCGCTGCACTGGCCCAGATGACCGAGGGCGAGGTCCGCAAGATCGACAAGGACAACGGCAAGATCACCATCAAGCATGGCGAGATCAAGAACCTCGACATGCCGCCGATGTCCATGGTGTTCAAGGCAGAGCCGGCCGGCCTGCTCGACAAGGTGCAGGTGGGCGACAAGGTGCGCTTCCGCGCCGAGAAGGTGGGCGGCACCTACACCGTCACCGCCATCGAGAAGTAAACCCTCCCCTGCCCGGCGCCCCCCTGTGCGCCGGCTGCGCGGCCCGTTCAGGGCAGCGGCCCCAGCGCCTCGCAGCAGGCGGCCAGGTGGTCCACCAGCGCTCTCACCCGAGCAGGAATGAAGCGGTTGCTCGGCAGCACCGCGTGCAGCGGTATGGCCTCGCCCTGCCAGTCGGGCAGCAGCCGCACCAGGGCGCCACTGAGCAGGTCGGCCCGCAGGTCGAGCTCGCTCTTGTAGGCGATGCCGTGGCCCTCGACCGCCCAGCGACGGGCGATTTCGCCGTCGTCGCACTGCCGGCGCCCCTCCACCCTCACCTCACACGCCGTGCCGCTCGACGCGTGCTCGAAGCGCCACAGGGTGTTGCGGCGGTTGCGCATGCGGAAGGTGATGCAGTCGTGCCCGACCAGTGCCGCCGGCTCCATCGGCATGCCGCGCCTCGCGACATAGGCGGGCGACGCGCAGGCCAGGCGACGGCAGTCCAGCAGCTTGCGCGCCACCAATCGGGAATCGTCCAGTTCGCCGTAGCGCAGCGCCAGGTCGACCTGGTCCTTCACCACATCCTGCAGCATGTCGCTGACGCTGAGGTTCAGCTCCACGCCGGGATGGCGTTCGAGGAAGGTGTCCAGCCAGGGCAGCAGCACATGGCGAGTCAGGTCGCTCGCGCCGGTGAGGCGGATGGTGCCGCTCAGCCGCCGGCCGTCCTCACCGACCTGGGCGGTGCCCTCCTCCAGCAGTTCCAGGGCACGCCGGGCGTAGTCACCCAGCACCTCGCCGGCCGGCGTCGGCCGCATCGCGCGGGTGCTGCGCTCGAAGAGGCGGGCGCCGATGCGGGCCTCCAGTCGCTGCAGCATGGCGCTGGCGGCAGCCGGCGTCACCTGCAGCAGCCGCGCCGCGCTGGACAGGTTGCCGCCGCCGACGCAGGCAACGATGAGGCGAAGCTCCTGGGTATTTTCAATCTTCATTTGATTCTTTTGATTTTATCGGCGCCTTATCAAGCGACGCTTGAATGCCGAGAATGCCTTCACCTTCACTCACTGCCCAGAGGCTGCCCATGAAAGCCGTTGCCTATACCCGCTGCCTGCCCGCCGACCATGCGGAAGCCCTGCTCGACCTGGAGCTGCCTGCTCCCGCACCCGGTCCGCGCGACCTGCTGGTGCGCGTGCAGGCCGTGTCCGTCAACCCGGTCGACACCAAGGTGCGCCGCAACCGCATCCCGGCCGAGGGCCAGCCCCAGGTGCTGGGCTGGGATGCGGTCGGCACGGTCGAAGCCGTGGGTGCCGCAGTGAGCGGCTTCCGCCCGGGGGACCGTGTGTGGTATGCCGGTGCCATCGACCGCCCCGGCAGCAATGCCGAACTGCAGTTGGTGGACGAGCGGATCGCTGCCCGGGCGCCTGCGACGCTGAGCGACGCAGAAGCCGCCGCCTTGCCCCTGACTGCGATCACGGCCTGGGAACTGCTGTTCGACCGCCTGCAGGTGCCGCGCACCGGCAGCGGCGCAGCCGCAACACCGGCCACCTTGCTCATCACCGGCGGGGCGGGCGGTGTGGGTTCCATCCTGATCCAGCTGGCGCGCCAGCTGACCGGCCTTACCGTGGTGGCCACCGCGTCACGGCCGCAGACCCGCGACTGGTGCCTGCAGCTCGGAGCCCACCAGGTGGTGGACCACAGCCAGCCGCTCGGGCCGCAATTGAAGGCGCTGGCCCTGCCGCCGGTGACCTATGTGGCCAGCCTCACGCACACGCCGCAGCACTACCCCCAGCTGGTGGAAGCCCTCGCGCCGCAGGGACGACTGGCCGTCATCGACGACTTCGCCCCGGGCGACATCGACGTGATGGCGCTCAAGGGCAAGAGCCTGTCGCTGCACTGGGAAATGATGTTCACCCGCTCGCTGCACCAGACGCCCGACATGGCCGCACAAGGCGAGCTGCTGGCTGAGGTAGCGGCCTTGGCCGATGCCGGACGCATCCGCAGCACGCTGACCGAGACCCTGGGCCGCATCGATGCCACCCACCTGCGCCGTGCACACGCCCTGCTGGAAAGCGGCCGCGTGCACGGCAAGGTGGTGCTCAGCGGTTTCGGCGAATGAAGAACGCCGACACGGACCGCCTCGCGCCTGGCCCTTGAATCACCCGCCGCCTGTGTCGCCTCCGGCACAGCTCAGGCAAGGACGGGTGCCGGTTGCACTGCAGCCTGCGCCGCGCCCGCTGGGCGACTCGTTGCGGCGCTGGTGGCTCATGCTGGTTGCTCATGCGCGTCGCTCGGTATCGCGACGCACGTCGCACGGTGCACGTCGCATCGCGCAGGCCTGCCGCGCCGCATCAAGGCCCGGCTGAAGGCAGACATTGACGTGCAATGTTAGTACTACTAACATTGCACCATGCCGTCGCCTTCACCCGCCCCCACCGCTTCTTCACAGCGCTTTGACGAGATCTCGCGCCCCGTGTCGGAGCAGCTCGCCCACGCGCTCCGTCACCTCGCGCAAGCGGCCAAGTCGGCAGCCTGGCGTGCGTGGGGCCCCCACAATGAACAACCGGTCAGCGCGACCCAGGGGGCGATCCTGTCCGCCCTGCTTCAGCGCGAGCATGACGCGGCGGTGACGCCCGGCATGGCGGCCGGCATGAAGCTGTCGGAGCTGGCGCGCCTGCTCAACGTCACCGCCGCCACCGCCTCGCAAAGCGTCACCTCGCTGCAAGCGCGCTCGCTGCTCAGCAAGCAGCCGGCCTCCGGCACGGCGCGGGCACTGGCGATCGGCCTCACCGACGGCGGCCGCCGCTTGGCCACGCAGCTGGCCGAGGCGGGCGACCCCTTGCAGACCGCCATGGCGGTCCTCTCGCCAGCGGAGCTGGAAACGCTCTACCTCTCGGCCCTGAAGATGATCCGCGCCCTGCAGCTCAGCGGCGAGTTGCCCGATTCCGGGCTGTGCCCCACCTGCCGGCACTTCGAGCCCAACCGCACACCGGATTCCGACACGCCTCATTTCTGCCATCTGGTGCAAGCACCGTTTGGCCATCGCCATCTGCGGCTCGCCTGCCCTGAGCATGCGCCCGCCGTTCCCGAAGTCCAGCGGGTCGTCTGGATGAAGTTCGCGGGAAGTTCGCTTCCCGCCTCCCGAGAAAGGAAGACGTCATGAAACGAAAGAGGCCGCGCTATGCGGCCGTGCGAGCCTGGGTGGCCCTGGGGTGGCTGTCGCTGGCCTGGTCCGCCGGCGCACATGAGCTCCAGGCAGCGAGCCAGGCCGCCGTCCACCCGTCCTGGGACGTGCTGCACGCCCGTGTCACCACCGAAGGGCGGCAGCTGGTGTTCCACATGCACACCCGCGGCCCGGCCGGCCGCGAGCTGCCGGCGCCCTCGGGGCGCTTCGGCGGTTCAGAAGTGGTGTCGTATGTGTGGCCCACCTCGCTGGACCCGGCCGCGGTGGGCTTCGAGGAGAAGGCGGGCATCCTGGCCTTCGCCGTGACTTCGCACCCCGACTTTGACGACACCCCCCTTTTCGACGAGAACGGTGACGGCAAGGTAGATAACGATGGTGCTCGGTGGCACAGCCATTGGGTCGTCCTGGTCAGGGACGACGCCTGCGGCAAGGACGCCCTGAAGGTGAAGGATATCCCAGAAGGCAGGACCCCTCCGTTGCCACCCACCTGGCCCGGGGTGCCGCTGCTGATCGACAGCCCGGGCTATGCGCCGGTCTTCGACGGCGGCAGCCTCACCGTGCGGGTGCCGATGGCCCGGCTTGGCGACTGGCAAGGTGCGCGCTTCGATGCAGTGACCGCGGCCCTGCGCGTCAATGCCAACCTGCATGCGCCGATGCTCTGCGTGCGCCAGGTCTTCAAGGTGGCCTCCGGCGACCTCAGCCTGCCCGGACGCATCAGCCCCGCCGCGCCTCGATGAACCCCTGTCACATTCAATTCACTTGAGTCTGGAGTCCTTCATGTACAAAGAATCTGCCACCTTCTATCACGCAGGTTGCCCGGTCTGTGTCGAGGCCGAACAGCAGCTGGCCACCGCCCTCGACCCCACCCGCTACGCGGTCGAGATCGTGCACCTCGGGGAGCAGCCGCAACGGCTGGCGCAGGCCAGAGAGGCCGGCGTGAGCTCGGTGCCGGCGCTGGTGGTGGGGGGCTTGCCCTTCCACATCAACTTCGGCGCCTCGCTGGCCGACCTGGGCGGCTGACGACCGCCACCCCGGGCCCTGCCTGTCCGGGCCCGGCTCTTGTTAACTTGGCCTGTCGGGGCCGGGCCCTGTTTCTTCGGCCCCGACAGGCCGGGCCAGTGTTTCCCTTGCATCCTTCCTTGCCTACGTCCATGACCATCACCTCCTGCATACAGCAACTGCGCATCGGCAGCCTGGCGCCCCTGCCCGGCCATGCCGGGGTGCCGAGTGGCATCGGCAAGCAGCCGGTGGCCGGCCCTTGCTGGATCTCGGCCGACGGCCTGCGGGGCGACCACCAGGGCGACCGCCAGCACCACGGTGGCACTGAAAAGGCGGTGCACCACTACCCGCTGGAGCACTACCCGGCGTGGCAAGCGGCCTATCCGGAGGCCGCCTGCCACTTCCAGCCGGGCGCCTTCGGCGAGAACCTGGTTGCCGCAGGCTGGACCGAGGCCAGCGTGTGCATTGGAGATGTGTTCGAGATGGGTGAGGCCCTGCTGCAGGTCTCGCAAGCCCGCCAGCCCTGCTGGCGTCTCAATGCCCGCTTCGGGCTGCCGGGCCTGGCGGCCGAGGTGCAGGCCAGTGGCCGCACCGGCTGGTACTACCGGGTGCTGCGGGTGGGCTGGGCCGAGGCCGGCACGGCCTTGCGCCTGCTGGAGCGGCCACACACTGCCTGGCCACTGGCGCGGCTGCACCGGCTGCTGTACGTTGACCGCAAGGACCGCGACGGCCTGGCCGCCATGGCTGCCTTGCCGGCCCTGAGCGCCCGCTGGCGACAACTGGCGCAGCGCCGACTGGACAGCGGGCAGGTGGAGGACATGAGCCGCCGCCTGCAGCCGCCACCCGCCTGAGTCACGCCACTAGGCCGCCGCCAGCCTCGACAACAGGGGCGCCACGTCGAGGCAGTCCGCCGCGGCCCGTGCGCTCGGCGCCTCTAGCCACGGCACCGTGCCGAGGTGGGGTGCGTCGAAGTGCCGCGCCAGCCGGGCCTGCAGCGTGGCCAGGTTCTCTTCGGTCCACGGCATCCGCGGATCGATGCGGTTCGCCACCCAGCCCGCCAGCGTCAGGCCGCGGGCCCGTACCGCCTGCGCGGTGAGCAGCGCATGGTTGAGGCAGCCCAGTCGCAGGCCCACCACCAGCACCACCGGCAGCGCCAGTTCGGCCGCCAGGTCATCGGTGCCCCAGTCGCCCGCCAGCGGCACGCAGAACCCGCCGACCCCCTCCACCACCACCACGTCGGCCTGCCCGGCCAGGCGGCGGGCACCGTCGATCAGGGCGGACGGCGAGATCGCCCGCCCTTCCAGGCGCGCCGCGATGTGCGGCGCACACGCTGCCTTCAGCAGGCAGGCGCAGACGGCCTCGCTCGGCAGGGGCGGCCGGCTCGCGGCGCACAGGGCAGCGACGTCTTCATTCACCTCCACCCCACCGCGCGCTTCGGTGCCAGCCGCCACCGGCTTGTAGCCGGCCGTGCTCAGCCCCTGGTCGGCCAGCGCCTGCAACAGGCCGCAGCTGACCAGGGTCTTGCCCACCTCGGTGTCGGTGCCGGTGACGAACAGCCCGCGTGGCACCGGCCTCATG
This genomic stretch from Eleftheria terrae harbors:
- a CDS encoding ATP-binding protein, which produces MSAALDALFTRAEALLARLEAALPHAPTAPDWTASIAFRYRKRGSSALIEPVRHVAGIRLSELQEVDGQKERLLRNTAQFVAGRSANNALLTGARGTGKSSLIKACLNEFAPQGLRLIEVDKTDLVDLPDIVDLVAERPERFIVFCDDLSFDEGEPGYKALKSILDGSVSAASANVLVYATSNRRHLLPEYMKENLSYQHTEDGEVHPGEVVEEKISLSERFGLWISFYPFSQQEYLAIVAQWLRSFGVAEEAIAAARQEALVWALERGSRSGRVAYQFARDLAGRADSGDQAAVDGEAAR
- the pdeM gene encoding ligase-associated DNA damage response endonuclease PdeM — its product is MPEAAGLDFGGERLLLLPEKAVFLPEHATLLVADVHIGKAQAFRRLGVPVPHGTTGETLQRLSALLERTAARRLVFLGDFLHSAAAHAPATLAALHQWRERHLRQQLVLVRGNHDDRAGDPPASLGIECVDEPWRLAGLALCHHPRSVPGAVALAGHLHPCVRLGGRALDRLRLPCFWFSAELGVLPAFGSFTGMHAVHPLPHDRVFVAADGRVAELPPR
- the slmA gene encoding nucleoid occlusion factor SlmA; the encoded protein is MAASTEGLPPEDATSEAPARKRPKPGERRIQILQTLAAMLEQPGSERVTTAALAARLEVSEAALYRHFASKAQMFEGLIEFIEQSVFTLVNQIVEREAQGTGQAQKIAAVVLQFGERNPGMTRVMVGDALVFEHERLLARMNQFFDRIESQLRQSLRSAADAGGSATPTVDAAAQASALTAFIVGRLHRYARSGFKRSPSEHLEASLRVFVGA
- a CDS encoding pyrimidine 5'-nucleotidase, whose protein sequence is MKPTPVWLFDLDNTLHDASRAAFGMIDRAMTDYIVRELGVSREQADFLRRDYWRRYGATLLGLVRHHQVNAPHFLKHTHALPGLEDELHTHAHDRAALRQLPGRKYVLTNAPAAYAHRVLDALGLADCFDDVLCIEDMCMFGQYRPKPDARMLRHVLARLKVPAHRCILVEDTLAHQKSARGLGMKTVWMQRYMRRNSHGPEVGVYVRRRPCYVHARIRSLQKLREL
- the argB gene encoding acetylglutamate kinase, with amino-acid sequence MSTEPPAAAVVNQADLAHIAPRDKAEILAQALPYIRKFHGKTIVIKYGGNAMTDPALQQDFAEDVVLLKLVGMNPVVVHGGGPQIDEALAKVGKKGTFIQGMRVTDEETMEVVEWVLAGQVQQDLVGLINVAGGKAVGLTGRDGGLIRARKLKMVDKDDPSKEHDVGQVGQIESIDPSVVKALQDDQFIPVISPLGFGEHNENYNINADVVAGKLAEVLKAEKLVLLTNTPGVLDKTGKLLTDLSAREIDELFADGTISGGMLPKIASALDAAKSGVNSVHIIDGRVPHSMLLEILTEQAYGTMIRSH
- a CDS encoding DUF411 domain-containing protein yields the protein MTLIARRGLLAAFAACAALPVLAATPSRPHIEVWKSESCGCCQGWVEHLQRQGFDVTVRHVEGPADQRRQLGMPDRYGSCHTARVQGYLLEGHVPAREIHRLLKERPDALGLAVPAMPVGSPGMEVGTRKDPYDVLLVTRSGQSSVYQSYR
- a CDS encoding copper-binding protein, with the protein product MNKLFAALLALLASGAALAQMTEGEVRKIDKDNGKITIKHGEIKNLDMPPMSMVFKAEPAGLLDKVQVGDKVRFRAEKVGGTYTVTAIEK
- a CDS encoding LysR family transcriptional regulator, translating into MKIENTQELRLIVACVGGGNLSSAARLLQVTPAAASAMLQRLEARIGARLFERSTRAMRPTPAGEVLGDYARRALELLEEGTAQVGEDGRRLSGTIRLTGASDLTRHVLLPWLDTFLERHPGVELNLSVSDMLQDVVKDQVDLALRYGELDDSRLVARKLLDCRRLACASPAYVARRGMPMEPAALVGHDCITFRMRNRRNTLWRFEHASSGTACEVRVEGRRQCDDGEIARRWAVEGHGIAYKSELDLRADLLSGALVRLLPDWQGEAIPLHAVLPSNRFIPARVRALVDHLAACCEALGPLP
- a CDS encoding zinc-binding alcohol dehydrogenase family protein; amino-acid sequence: MKAVAYTRCLPADHAEALLDLELPAPAPGPRDLLVRVQAVSVNPVDTKVRRNRIPAEGQPQVLGWDAVGTVEAVGAAVSGFRPGDRVWYAGAIDRPGSNAELQLVDERIAARAPATLSDAEAAALPLTAITAWELLFDRLQVPRTGSGAAATPATLLITGGAGGVGSILIQLARQLTGLTVVATASRPQTRDWCLQLGAHQVVDHSQPLGPQLKALALPPVTYVASLTHTPQHYPQLVEALAPQGRLAVIDDFAPGDIDVMALKGKSLSLHWEMMFTRSLHQTPDMAAQGELLAEVAALADAGRIRSTLTETLGRIDATHLRRAHALLESGRVHGKVVLSGFGE
- a CDS encoding MarR family winged helix-turn-helix transcriptional regulator, translated to MPSPSPAPTASSQRFDEISRPVSEQLAHALRHLAQAAKSAAWRAWGPHNEQPVSATQGAILSALLQREHDAAVTPGMAAGMKLSELARLLNVTAATASQSVTSLQARSLLSKQPASGTARALAIGLTDGGRRLATQLAEAGDPLQTAMAVLSPAELETLYLSALKMIRALQLSGELPDSGLCPTCRHFEPNRTPDSDTPHFCHLVQAPFGHRHLRLACPEHAPAVPEVQRVVWMKFAGSSLPASRERKTS
- a CDS encoding MOSC domain-containing protein — its product is MHPSLPTSMTITSCIQQLRIGSLAPLPGHAGVPSGIGKQPVAGPCWISADGLRGDHQGDRQHHGGTEKAVHHYPLEHYPAWQAAYPEAACHFQPGAFGENLVAAGWTEASVCIGDVFEMGEALLQVSQARQPCWRLNARFGLPGLAAEVQASGRTGWYYRVLRVGWAEAGTALRLLERPHTAWPLARLHRLLYVDRKDRDGLAAMAALPALSARWRQLAQRRLDSGQVEDMSRRLQPPPA
- the bioD gene encoding dethiobiotin synthase, translating into MRPVPRGLFVTGTDTEVGKTLVSCGLLQALADQGLSTAGYKPVAAGTEARGGVEVNEDVAALCAASRPPLPSEAVCACLLKAACAPHIAARLEGRAISPSALIDGARRLAGQADVVVVEGVGGFCVPLAGDWGTDDLAAELALPVVLVVGLRLGCLNHALLTAQAVRARGLTLAGWVANRIDPRMPWTEENLATLQARLARHFDAPHLGTVPWLEAPSARAAADCLDVAPLLSRLAAA